From the genome of Amycolatopsis sp. NBC_01488, one region includes:
- a CDS encoding helix-turn-helix transcriptional regulator has protein sequence MNRTDRLYALVEELRAVAPRPRSARWLATRFEVSVRTVERDISALQQSGVPIYAEVGRTGGYCLDKAHTMPPVNLTPGEAVAMALALKHLDGTPFRAEGRSALRKLIAAMRQEDAAAAQDLAACVHLLGEGPIPPMPHVLGIRRVLRIRYADREGTVTRREIEPLGYVGKPAHWYLVAWCRLRREVRAFRTDRITSFSVTAEVPPLRRLRPEDLDIPYGDVEQLTLAG, from the coding sequence GTGAACCGAACCGATCGGCTGTACGCGCTCGTCGAAGAACTCCGTGCTGTCGCGCCCCGCCCACGCAGCGCGCGCTGGCTCGCGACCCGGTTCGAGGTGAGCGTACGCACCGTCGAACGGGACATCAGCGCGCTGCAGCAGTCCGGCGTGCCGATCTACGCCGAAGTCGGCCGCACCGGCGGGTACTGCCTCGACAAGGCGCACACGATGCCGCCGGTCAACCTGACCCCCGGTGAGGCCGTCGCCATGGCCCTCGCGCTGAAGCACCTCGACGGCACCCCGTTCCGCGCGGAAGGGCGCTCGGCGCTGCGCAAGCTCATCGCGGCGATGCGACAGGAGGACGCCGCCGCGGCGCAGGACCTCGCCGCCTGCGTCCACCTGCTCGGCGAGGGTCCGATCCCGCCGATGCCGCACGTGCTCGGCATCCGCCGCGTCCTGCGCATCCGGTACGCCGACCGCGAAGGCACCGTCACCCGGCGGGAGATCGAGCCGCTCGGCTACGTCGGCAAGCCCGCGCACTGGTACCTGGTGGCCTGGTGCCGGCTGCGCCGGGAGGTCCGGGCCTTCCGCACCGACCGGATCACCTCCTTCTCCGTGACCGCCGAGGTGCCGCCGCTGCGCCGGCTGCGGCCCGAGGACCTCGACATCCCGTACGGCGACGTCGAGCAGCTCACTTTGGCGGGGTGA
- a CDS encoding cobyrinate a,c-diamide synthase, translating into MVARVVVAAPGSGHGKTTIAAGLMAALREAGHRVSGHKVGPDFIDPSYHALATGRPARNLDPFLQGEDALIPLLRHGSRGADIAVIEGVMGLFDGALGTEGYASTAHVARLLDAPVVLVVDASAASRSVAATVLGFASYDTRVRLAGVILNKLGSQRHRDEIAAALEATGVPLLGALYRNEEIHAPSRHLGLVPAAERASDAQRVLPSLAAWVRDGVDLETIVRIASGASRLSAPAWEPSGVDGPRVTVAAAGGAAFTFRYTENVELLAACGVEVVDVDPLRDKALPDGCAGLYFGGGFPEVHAAELSANTALRLEVASAIERGMPVSAECAGLLYLCQSLDGLPMVGAVPADAKMTARGKLGYRRAVAVEDNVLATAGQRVTGHEFHRTEVTPSHGATAAWGWDRQLDGFASPTLHASYLHVHWAGYPELARRFAARVRANA; encoded by the coding sequence GTGGTAGCGCGCGTGGTCGTCGCCGCGCCCGGCTCCGGGCACGGCAAGACCACGATCGCCGCCGGGCTGATGGCGGCGCTGCGCGAAGCCGGGCACCGCGTCTCCGGGCACAAGGTCGGGCCCGACTTCATCGACCCGAGCTACCACGCCCTCGCCACCGGGCGCCCCGCGCGCAACCTCGACCCGTTCCTGCAGGGCGAAGACGCGCTGATCCCGTTGCTGCGGCACGGTTCCCGCGGCGCCGACATCGCGGTCATCGAAGGCGTGATGGGCCTGTTCGACGGCGCTCTCGGCACCGAGGGCTACGCCTCGACCGCGCACGTCGCCCGGCTCCTGGACGCGCCGGTGGTCCTGGTCGTGGACGCGTCGGCGGCGTCGCGCAGCGTCGCGGCCACCGTGCTCGGGTTCGCTTCCTACGACACGCGGGTGCGGCTGGCCGGGGTCATCCTCAACAAGCTGGGCTCGCAGCGGCACCGCGACGAGATCGCGGCCGCGCTGGAGGCCACCGGCGTCCCGCTGCTGGGCGCGTTGTACCGCAACGAAGAGATCCACGCGCCGAGCCGGCACCTCGGGCTCGTCCCGGCGGCGGAACGGGCGTCGGACGCGCAGCGCGTGCTGCCTTCCCTGGCCGCGTGGGTGCGCGACGGCGTCGACCTCGAAACGATTGTCCGGATCGCTTCCGGGGCTTCGCGGCTTTCGGCACCCGCGTGGGAACCGTCCGGTGTGGACGGTCCGCGCGTGACCGTCGCGGCCGCGGGCGGGGCGGCGTTCACGTTCCGCTACACCGAGAACGTCGAGCTGCTGGCCGCCTGCGGGGTCGAGGTGGTCGACGTCGATCCGTTGCGGGACAAGGCCTTGCCCGACGGGTGTGCCGGGCTGTACTTCGGCGGCGGGTTCCCCGAGGTGCACGCGGCGGAGCTGTCGGCGAACACGGCGTTGCGGCTCGAGGTGGCGTCGGCGATCGAACGCGGCATGCCGGTGAGCGCGGAATGCGCGGGCCTGCTGTACCTGTGCCAGTCGCTGGACGGCCTGCCGATGGTCGGCGCGGTGCCCGCGGACGCGAAGATGACCGCCCGCGGCAAGCTCGGCTACCGGCGCGCGGTCGCCGTCGAGGACAACGTCCTGGCCACGGCCGGGCAGCGCGTCACCGGGCACGAGTTCCACCGCACCGAGGTCACGCCGTCGCACGGCGCGACGGCCGCGTGGGGCTGGGACCGGCAGCTGGACGGCTTCGCGTCGCCGACCCTGCACGCGTCCTACCTGCACGTCCACTGGGCCGGGTATCCCGAGCTGGCCCGGCGGTTCGCGGCGCGGGTTCGAGCCAATGCGTGA
- a CDS encoding adenosylcobinamide-GDP ribazoletransferase, protein MAVGTLTTVPVPAPRVIDRRVAGGAMVLAPLAALPLAAAAGLVVAAGTALGLPALATAALALGAVALGSRGLHLDGLADTADGLGASYDRAKALDVMRRGDSGPTGVATLVFVLLAQVGALTAAGPVTAAAGVLVGRCTLSLACARGVPPARPEGLGAAVAGSVPRTAALAVGVAATGLAALLPGLPWWRGPLAVVLAYAATGALLWRCTKRLGGVTGDVLGAGVEVAVATALVALAWR, encoded by the coding sequence ATGGCCGTCGGGACGCTGACCACCGTCCCCGTCCCGGCGCCCCGCGTCATCGACCGCCGGGTCGCGGGCGGCGCCATGGTGCTCGCCCCCCTCGCCGCCCTCCCGCTCGCCGCGGCCGCCGGGCTCGTGGTCGCCGCGGGGACCGCACTCGGCCTCCCCGCGCTCGCCACCGCGGCCCTCGCGCTGGGCGCCGTCGCACTGGGGAGCCGGGGCCTGCACCTCGACGGGCTCGCCGACACCGCCGATGGCCTCGGCGCCTCCTACGACCGTGCCAAGGCCCTCGACGTCATGCGCCGCGGCGACTCCGGGCCCACCGGCGTCGCGACGCTCGTCTTCGTCCTGCTCGCGCAGGTCGGCGCGCTGACCGCCGCCGGCCCGGTGACCGCGGCCGCGGGAGTTCTCGTCGGCCGGTGCACGCTCTCGCTGGCGTGCGCCCGCGGAGTGCCCCCGGCCCGGCCGGAGGGCCTCGGCGCCGCTGTTGCGGGCTCGGTTCCCCGCACCGCGGCGCTCGCCGTGGGCGTCGCCGCCACCGGGCTCGCCGCCCTGCTACCCGGCCTGCCGTGGTGGCGCGGGCCGCTCGCGGTCGTTCTCGCCTACGCCGCCACCGGAGCGCTCCTGTGGCGGTGTACCAAGCGGCTGGGCGGCGTCACCGGCGACGTTCTCGGCGCGGGCGTCGAAGTCGCCGTCGCGACCGCGCTGGTCGCGCTCGCTTGGCGCTGA
- the cobO gene encoding cob(I)yrinic acid a,c-diamide adenosyltransferase codes for MPQGKPSVVPADGLTTRQRRNRPLLAVHTGEMKGKSTAAFGMALRAWNQGWSIGVFQFVKSAKWRVGEEAAFKALGKLHDDTGQGGPVEWHKMGEGWSWTRKSGTDEDHAANAREGWAEIKRRLAAEAHDFYVLDEFSYLLKWGWLEVDDVVSTLVSRPGHQHVVVTGRYAPPELVEAADLVAEMTKVKHPMDAGQKGQRGIEW; via the coding sequence ATGCCCCAGGGAAAGCCTTCGGTTGTGCCGGCCGACGGCCTGACCACCCGCCAGCGCCGCAACCGGCCGCTGCTCGCCGTGCACACCGGCGAGATGAAGGGCAAGTCGACGGCCGCGTTCGGGATGGCGCTGCGCGCCTGGAACCAGGGCTGGTCGATCGGCGTGTTCCAGTTCGTCAAGTCGGCGAAGTGGCGCGTCGGCGAGGAAGCCGCGTTCAAGGCGCTGGGCAAGCTGCACGACGACACCGGCCAGGGCGGCCCGGTCGAGTGGCACAAGATGGGCGAGGGCTGGAGCTGGACGCGCAAGTCCGGCACCGACGAGGACCACGCGGCGAACGCGCGTGAGGGCTGGGCGGAGATCAAGCGCCGGCTCGCCGCCGAGGCGCACGACTTCTACGTCCTCGACGAGTTCTCCTACCTGCTCAAGTGGGGCTGGCTCGAAGTCGACGACGTCGTGTCCACTTTGGTCTCCCGGCCGGGGCACCAGCACGTCGTCGTCACCGGCCGGTACGCGCCGCCCGAGCTGGTCGAGGCCGCCGACCTCGTCGCCGAGATGACCAAGGTCAAGCACCCGATGGACGCCGGCCAGAAGGGCCAGCGGGGGATCGAGTGGTAG
- the cobC gene encoding Rv2231c family pyridoxal phosphate-dependent protein CobC, translating into MRDYDLHHHGDREVGPGLVDLAVNVRLPRPPAWLRDELASALDTLAAYPSTVDAELSVAARHGRPPSEVLVTAGAAEAFTLLASALRPRHAVVVHPQFTEPEAALRAAGHAVSRVILSEEDGFVLDPALVPADADLVFVGNPTNPTSVLHPSSSLRSLTRPGRLLVVDEAFLDAVPGEVETLAAGVPGIVVLRSLTKTWGLAGLRAGYVLAAPDVIERLRAVQVPWSVSTLAGVATVACCRPSALEEAEKLAIAGEADRDYLVSRLTDAGVPVVGDPRGPFVLVRVPDGASLRARLREAGYAVRRGDTFPGLGPDHLRLAVRDPATTDAFLSALRKLL; encoded by the coding sequence ATGCGTGACTACGACCTGCACCACCACGGTGACCGGGAGGTCGGGCCGGGGCTGGTCGACCTCGCCGTGAACGTCCGGCTGCCGCGGCCGCCCGCGTGGCTGCGGGACGAGCTGGCGTCCGCTTTGGACACCCTGGCCGCTTATCCGTCCACTGTGGATGCCGAGCTTTCCGTTGCCGCGCGCCACGGCCGTCCTCCGTCGGAAGTCCTGGTCACGGCCGGCGCGGCGGAGGCGTTCACGCTGCTGGCTTCGGCTCTCCGGCCACGGCACGCGGTGGTCGTGCACCCGCAGTTCACCGAGCCGGAGGCGGCGCTGCGGGCGGCGGGACACGCGGTGTCGCGCGTGATCCTGTCCGAAGAGGACGGATTCGTGCTGGACCCGGCGCTGGTCCCGGCCGATGCCGACCTGGTGTTCGTGGGCAATCCGACGAACCCGACGTCGGTGCTGCACCCGTCTTCGTCGTTGCGTTCGCTGACGCGACCCGGGCGGCTGCTCGTGGTCGACGAGGCGTTCCTGGACGCCGTCCCCGGCGAGGTCGAGACCCTCGCCGCCGGTGTCCCGGGTATCGTCGTGCTGCGCAGCCTGACGAAGACGTGGGGCCTGGCCGGGCTGCGGGCGGGATACGTCCTCGCGGCGCCGGACGTCATCGAGCGGTTGCGGGCGGTGCAGGTGCCCTGGTCGGTGTCCACGCTGGCCGGCGTGGCGACGGTGGCGTGCTGCCGTCCGTCCGCTTTGGAGGAGGCGGAAAAGCTGGCGATCGCGGGGGAGGCAGACCGCGACTACCTGGTGTCGCGCCTGACGGATGCGGGTGTTCCCGTGGTGGGTGACCCACGTGGTCCGTTCGTGCTGGTTCGGGTCCCGGACGGCGCTTCGCTGCGTGCTCGGCTGCGTGAAGCGGGTTATGCGGTGCGCCGGGGCGACACGTTCCCGGGCCTCGGCCCGGACCACCTGCGCCTGGCGGTCCGTGACCCCGCGACGACGGACGCGTTCCTGAGCGCGTTGCGGAAGCTTTTGTAA
- the cobT gene encoding nicotinate-nucleotide--dimethylbenzimidazole phosphoribosyltransferase, giving the protein MFDVPVPDPAARAAALERLDGLVKPLGALGRLEDIAAWLAAAHGSVPSRPLDDVRVVVFAGDHGVSALSAYPREVTAAMVRVFLAGKSGVNVLAAQVGAQVRVADLGVDWDGADVPPAVTAHKIRRGSGSIDVEDALAPGEAQAAFDAGRAIAGEEAEADLLIPGDMGIGNTAMCAALVAASLGLPAAEVVGTGTGVDAAGLERKTAAVSAALARTAGRVEDPFERLTALGSACVAATAGFLVEAAVRGIPVLLDGVFSGAAALVARDIAPGVEQWWLAGHRSTEPSQAFALKALGLEPILDFGLRLGEGSGAVQAVPTLRAARAILADMGLLADLA; this is encoded by the coding sequence GTGTTCGACGTTCCCGTGCCCGACCCCGCCGCCCGCGCCGCCGCGCTGGAGCGGCTCGACGGCCTGGTCAAGCCGCTCGGCGCGCTCGGCAGGCTGGAGGACATCGCCGCCTGGCTGGCCGCGGCGCACGGGAGCGTGCCCTCGCGCCCGCTGGACGACGTCCGGGTGGTCGTCTTCGCCGGCGACCACGGCGTGTCGGCGCTCTCGGCGTACCCGCGCGAGGTGACCGCGGCGATGGTGCGCGTGTTCCTGGCCGGCAAGAGCGGCGTGAACGTCCTGGCGGCACAGGTCGGCGCGCAGGTCCGGGTGGCCGACCTGGGCGTGGACTGGGACGGCGCGGACGTGCCCCCCGCCGTCACGGCACACAAGATCCGCCGGGGCTCGGGCTCGATCGACGTCGAGGACGCCCTCGCGCCGGGCGAGGCGCAGGCGGCGTTCGACGCGGGCCGCGCGATCGCCGGCGAGGAAGCCGAGGCCGACCTGCTGATCCCGGGCGACATGGGCATCGGCAACACGGCGATGTGCGCGGCGCTGGTGGCCGCGTCACTGGGACTGCCGGCGGCCGAGGTGGTCGGCACCGGGACGGGCGTCGACGCGGCGGGCCTGGAGCGCAAGACGGCCGCGGTGTCGGCGGCCTTGGCGCGGACCGCGGGCCGGGTGGAGGACCCATTCGAGCGCCTGACGGCGCTGGGAAGCGCGTGCGTCGCGGCGACGGCGGGGTTCCTGGTCGAGGCGGCGGTCCGCGGGATCCCGGTGCTGCTGGACGGGGTGTTCTCGGGCGCGGCGGCCCTGGTCGCGCGGGACATCGCGCCGGGCGTGGAGCAGTGGTGGCTGGCCGGGCACCGGTCGACGGAGCCGTCGCAGGCGTTCGCGCTGAAGGCGCTGGGGCTGGAGCCGATCCTGGACTTCGGGTTGCGGCTCGGCGAGGGCAGCGGTGCGGTGCAGGCGGTCCCGACGCTGCGGGCGGCGCGGGCGATCCTGGCCGACATGGGCTTGCTCGCGGACCTGGCTTGA
- a CDS encoding cobalamin biosynthesis protein, with product MPLRLGTTAAGLVTGYVADTLFGDPRRGHPVALFGSAAARLERVLWADSKPRGAVYAGLCAFGPVGLGVALQTATRRSPFARFCLTAVCTWVVLGGRGLAAEGAEMARLLEAGDVPSARTRLSHLCARDATTLDSAELTRAATESIAENTSDAVVAPLFWGAVAGMPGLLGYRALNTLDAMVGYRSPRYRNFGWAAARADDVVNLVPSRAGAALTALCAPAAGGRGRSAWRMWRRDGGRHPSPNAGQVEAAFAGALDIRLGGTNSYGGEVESRSRLGEGRDPEPVDLRRAVRLSRLVGLAALVAAAAAAAATAAAATAAPATPWGASPVQSIGAPSGQGAVRRSVDNSASARPAVDKVR from the coding sequence GTGCCACTCCGTCTAGGGACAACCGCTGCCGGACTCGTTACCGGATATGTCGCCGACACCCTGTTCGGCGACCCCCGACGGGGGCACCCGGTCGCGCTCTTCGGCTCGGCGGCCGCGCGCCTCGAACGTGTCCTGTGGGCGGATTCGAAGCCACGCGGAGCGGTGTACGCGGGCTTGTGCGCCTTCGGTCCTGTAGGCCTCGGCGTCGCGCTTCAGACGGCGACGCGGCGAAGCCCCTTCGCGCGCTTCTGCCTCACTGCCGTGTGTACGTGGGTAGTGCTCGGTGGACGCGGCCTCGCTGCCGAAGGCGCCGAAATGGCCCGGCTGCTCGAAGCGGGCGACGTGCCTTCGGCGCGTACGCGGCTTTCGCACCTCTGCGCGCGCGACGCGACGACGCTCGATTCCGCCGAGCTGACCCGCGCGGCGACCGAGTCGATCGCCGAGAACACTTCGGACGCGGTCGTGGCGCCGTTGTTCTGGGGCGCGGTCGCCGGGATGCCCGGGTTGCTGGGGTACCGCGCGCTGAACACGCTCGACGCGATGGTCGGCTACCGGTCACCGCGGTACCGGAACTTCGGCTGGGCCGCGGCGCGGGCCGACGACGTGGTCAACCTGGTGCCGTCGCGGGCCGGTGCGGCGCTCACGGCGCTGTGCGCGCCGGCGGCGGGAGGTCGCGGGCGAAGTGCGTGGCGAATGTGGCGCCGCGACGGCGGCCGGCACCCGAGCCCGAACGCGGGCCAGGTGGAGGCGGCGTTCGCGGGCGCGCTGGACATCCGACTCGGCGGCACCAACAGCTACGGCGGCGAGGTGGAAAGCCGGTCCCGGCTGGGGGAGGGACGCGACCCGGAGCCGGTCGACCTGAGAAGGGCGGTGCGGCTCTCCCGCCTGGTCGGCCTCGCCGCACTGGTGGCCGCCGCCGCAGCAGCCGCCGCGACCGCAGCCGCCGCGACCGCAGCCCCCGCCACTCCCTGGGGGGCGTCCCCTGTCCAGTCTATCGGTGCACCCTCCGGACAAGGGGCCGTTCGGCGATCTGTGGACAACTCCGCCTCCGCGCGCCCGGCTGTGGACAAAGTCCGGTGA
- a CDS encoding bifunctional adenosylcobinamide kinase/adenosylcobinamide-phosphate guanylyltransferase has protein sequence MTKLTHRLASSLETLARALRRYGRDEGKVLVLGGVRSGKSRHAERLVARHPRLVYVAPGLPAGDDDPEWAARVAAHQARRPSHWKTVETTDLAGTLRKATEPLLIDCLGTWLSRVLDDVGAWRQKPGWEHRLDDRLEDFLAAWAAARVPVVAVSNEVGSGVVPATSSGRLFRDVLGALNNRVSADADRVVLVVAGRALDL, from the coding sequence ATGACCAAGCTGACCCACCGGCTCGCCAGCTCCCTCGAAACCCTCGCCCGTGCCTTGCGCCGCTACGGACGCGACGAAGGCAAGGTGCTGGTCCTCGGTGGCGTCCGCTCGGGGAAGTCGCGGCACGCCGAGCGGCTCGTCGCCCGCCACCCGCGCCTCGTGTACGTCGCGCCGGGCCTGCCCGCGGGCGACGACGACCCCGAGTGGGCCGCGCGGGTGGCCGCGCACCAGGCGCGGCGGCCGTCGCACTGGAAGACCGTCGAGACCACGGACCTGGCCGGCACCCTCCGCAAGGCGACCGAGCCGCTGCTGATCGACTGCCTCGGCACCTGGCTGTCCCGCGTGCTGGACGACGTCGGCGCGTGGCGGCAGAAGCCGGGCTGGGAGCACCGGCTGGACGATCGCCTCGAGGATTTCCTGGCCGCCTGGGCCGCGGCGCGCGTGCCGGTGGTCGCGGTGAGCAACGAGGTCGGCAGCGGTGTGGTGCCCGCAACGTCGTCCGGACGGCTGTTCCGTGATGTGCTGGGCGCACTCAACAACCGGGTGTCCGCCGACGCCGACCGGGTCGTGCTGGTCGTCGCGGGCCGGGCGCTCGACCTGTAG
- a CDS encoding VOC family protein, whose amino-acid sequence MPGFNDVAWFEIGAADPAGAERFYGDVFGWKVAQDDAASTDTAYRVIDTGGSRGGLFTGKENYAIFTVLVEDVDATCRQVEAAGGRVQRPPSVNPVGVTFAHLLDPAGNHFSVFTPPK is encoded by the coding sequence ATGCCCGGATTCAACGACGTCGCCTGGTTCGAGATCGGCGCCGCCGACCCGGCGGGCGCCGAACGGTTCTACGGCGACGTGTTCGGCTGGAAGGTCGCCCAGGACGACGCGGCGAGCACCGACACGGCCTACCGCGTCATCGACACTGGTGGCTCGCGCGGCGGCCTGTTCACCGGCAAGGAGAACTACGCGATCTTCACGGTGCTGGTCGAGGACGTCGACGCCACCTGCCGTCAGGTCGAGGCAGCCGGCGGGCGGGTGCAGCGGCCACCGAGCGTCAACCCGGTCGGCGTGACGTTCGCGCACCTGCTCGATCCGGCGGGCAACCACTTCTCGGTGTTCACCCCGCCAAAGTGA
- a CDS encoding putative cobaltochelatase encodes MKPYPFTAVVGLPDLRLALVLSSISPAVGGVLVRGEKGTAKSTMVRALAGLLPSVDVVDGCRFSCDPEAPDPACPDGPHDVTISHRRPAKLVELPVGAAEDRVVGSLNLERALGEGVTDYQPGLLAAAHRGLLYVDEVNLLHDHLVDTLLDAAAMGRATVEREGVSVSHAARFVLIGTMNPEEGELRPQLLDRFGLTVEVASSRDPEQRVEVVRRRLAYEADPDGFAAEYAAEDAQLAADIEAAQRLLPAVKLPDDALRRIAEVCASFEVDGMRADIVTARTAVAHAAWAGRDEVTTDDVRVAARLALPHRRRRNPFDAPGISEEQLEQALRDAQPPEPGPEDDGPGSGSTPEEAPREVPQGEAPQGEPQQKPSGGQQKTVGAGETFKARVFRVKGTGEGERGRRSRAITDSGRTIGVQPPSVRDGRPHLVATVKAAAPHQKARGRDGAGLKLRRQDLRFALREGREGNLVLFCVDASGSMGAKARMREVKSAVLSLLLDAYQRRDKVGLVTFRGNAAELALPPTISVDAAASRLEGLPTGGRTPLAEGLLEAARVLRVEEIRDPRRRPLLVVVTDGRATSGPDAVARAQAAAGLLAGVTTIVMDCESGRMRLGLAADLAGHLGAEHVPLGDVAAESLANAVRARTGKAA; translated from the coding sequence TTGAAGCCGTACCCGTTCACCGCCGTCGTCGGGCTGCCGGACCTGCGCCTGGCGCTGGTTCTCTCCTCGATCTCCCCCGCGGTCGGCGGCGTGCTGGTACGCGGCGAGAAGGGCACTGCGAAGTCGACCATGGTCCGCGCGCTCGCGGGCCTGCTGCCGAGCGTCGACGTCGTGGACGGCTGCCGGTTCTCCTGTGATCCCGAGGCGCCCGACCCGGCCTGCCCGGACGGCCCGCACGACGTGACGATCAGCCATCGGCGCCCGGCCAAGCTGGTCGAGCTGCCGGTCGGCGCGGCCGAGGACCGCGTCGTCGGGTCGCTGAACCTCGAACGCGCGCTCGGCGAAGGCGTCACGGACTACCAGCCGGGCCTGCTGGCCGCCGCGCACCGCGGGCTGCTCTACGTCGACGAGGTCAACCTGCTCCACGACCACCTCGTCGACACCCTGCTCGACGCCGCCGCGATGGGCCGCGCGACCGTCGAGCGCGAGGGCGTCTCGGTGTCGCACGCCGCGCGGTTCGTGCTGATCGGCACCATGAACCCCGAGGAAGGCGAGCTGCGGCCGCAGCTGCTCGACCGGTTCGGCCTGACCGTCGAAGTCGCCTCCAGCCGCGACCCGGAGCAGCGCGTCGAGGTCGTCCGGCGGCGTCTCGCCTACGAAGCGGACCCGGACGGCTTCGCGGCCGAGTACGCGGCCGAGGACGCCCAGCTCGCCGCGGACATCGAAGCGGCGCAACGGCTTCTGCCCGCCGTCAAGCTGCCCGACGACGCGCTGCGCCGGATCGCCGAGGTCTGCGCGTCCTTCGAGGTCGACGGCATGCGCGCGGACATCGTCACCGCGCGCACCGCGGTCGCGCACGCGGCCTGGGCCGGGCGCGACGAGGTGACCACCGACGACGTCCGCGTCGCCGCACGGCTCGCGCTGCCGCACCGCCGCCGCCGGAACCCGTTCGACGCCCCGGGCATCTCGGAAGAGCAGCTGGAACAGGCCCTCCGGGACGCCCAGCCGCCGGAGCCGGGCCCCGAAGACGACGGTCCCGGTTCGGGGTCGACGCCCGAAGAAGCACCGCGGGAAGTCCCGCAGGGAGAGGCGCCGCAGGGCGAGCCCCAGCAGAAGCCGAGCGGCGGGCAGCAGAAGACCGTCGGCGCGGGCGAGACGTTCAAGGCACGCGTGTTCCGCGTCAAGGGCACGGGCGAAGGCGAGCGCGGACGCCGGTCGCGCGCGATCACCGACAGCGGTCGCACCATCGGCGTCCAGCCCCCGAGCGTCCGCGACGGACGGCCGCACCTGGTCGCGACGGTGAAAGCCGCGGCGCCGCACCAGAAAGCCCGCGGCCGCGACGGCGCTGGGCTGAAGCTGCGCCGCCAGGACCTCCGCTTCGCGCTGCGCGAAGGCCGCGAAGGCAACCTCGTGCTGTTCTGCGTCGACGCGTCCGGCTCGATGGGCGCCAAGGCACGGATGCGCGAGGTCAAGTCCGCGGTGCTGTCCCTGCTGCTCGACGCCTACCAGCGGCGCGACAAGGTCGGGCTCGTCACCTTCCGCGGCAACGCCGCCGAACTGGCGCTGCCGCCGACGATCAGCGTCGACGCGGCCGCGTCCCGGCTCGAAGGCCTGCCGACCGGCGGCCGGACACCCCTCGCGGAAGGCCTCCTGGAGGCCGCGCGGGTGCTGCGCGTCGAGGAGATCCGCGACCCGCGGCGCCGTCCGCTGCTGGTCGTCGTCACCGACGGCCGGGCCACCAGCGGGCCCGACGCCGTCGCGCGCGCCCAGGCCGCGGCCGGACTGCTCGCCGGCGTCACCACCATCGTCATGGACTGCGAAAGCGGCCGGATGCGGCTCGGCCTGGCCGCCGACCTGGCCGGCCACCTGGGCGCGGAGCACGTGCCCCTGGGCGACGTCGCCGCCGAGTCCCTCGCGAACGCGGTCCGCGCCCGGACCGGAAAGGCCGCCTGA